CAGATTTTTTTACCTCTTTTTCAATCTCACATTCCTCAACTTTTACCTCAAGTGCACTCTCACCACCATACTCAACTCGctctttttcaagtttttgttggAGGAGAGTTGTTGACACGTCTCCTGCACTCAACTAACTCCTTCATCTATGGATAAAGTATTTGCATGCTTTGTTGTCGAATGAACCTCCTCCCTTCTCCTTGAATATAATGACTTTGAAGAGGTAGGTTGGACGTCAGGATGAAATTGTGGGAaacccctcctcttgacatCCTTATTCACCATTCGGTCAAGGCGTCTATGAAGAGGCTCGAAAGCTTCATCCAAACTCTGCTTGAATTCTTCCATCATGGCCACCATGTGTAGTTTAAAGTCCATTGTTTGGTCACCAACTCCACTAGACATGCTTAGGTAAacctgcaaaagaaaataagcaaacgacctcttctctccttcttttttttttggtacaatgtataggtcactcacgcttgtgtttcactcaagtgtatcactctctaatagtctcaccaagcaattccttggcttgctagttGCTCGGGTTGAACAAATTAGGCGTCACCGCAAGGtacgttcttgactagtcaacaagtgacacaaGATAGCAGCAAGGAATGGAGGTGAATGAAGGCCTAGACGCGATCTAAAACTCAGATTAGGACTAATGACTGaaaaagaaggcaagacaaaatgCCTTCAAGgctgaatttttgaaaatcctagaagTACTCTACCCGACAAcccaaaattctggaatttgcgGAGCGTGCTGGTCCTCGGCCTTTTGGTCGGGGGTTTGGTGGTATTTTGGTGTTGCTTTGGTGTTAGTCAATCAGGTCTTCGACCTCCGCTGAGCTGTCGAGGGTCTCGCTGCCCGGTCGCGGAAGCAACTTAGGATCTTAGAGGACACGTTACGGAATCGACGGAGTTGAACCCAAACTCggaccactcaagaacgaaTTCAACGGCAGAggatgccacaatcaagtgtgtttgcttgattgataagtcaataaacaacctaggaaccacactaggatgttcaacttagctttcacaagctagaGGAATTTGGCTTAATGgaagacgaaattctggaattttattaaTAACATCGCAAAAACTAAATGTACCATCAGCTttagggctatttatagccttgactAAACCTAATAAAGCTTGGAAAGCATGAAGGAAAAATCGGCCAGCCCATTGggtctctcttggccgaaagctAACCTACTAATTAACTAGCTTAATGACTAGCTAAAGTACTATTGGACCTAAGGCCCACATGGCCGAAGCTAAGCTCAACAAGAGCTACTTAATCGAGGCCCAATCCTCCCTTTGAGGCTTGCTcattcgtatcattcccctcctcttgaaaaggatttgtccttAAATCTTGGAAAAAGTGGTACTCCATGCAATGTGGGAGCGAGATGAATGAGCACCAGCCACGTCACATGTCGCTTGGACAACCTCATGATGCTCTtgaacaaggacattcgccaagaCAAGAAACACCTTGTATAAAGCTTGTGAAAATTCCATGTAGCACTCCAAAACTCTCTCATCAACCCTTGGTCGTTTGCATGTCAAATTCAAACCCATAAAACAAATCACACAATTAGTATATGTAGGGTTAATACTACTTGACAACTTACGTTTCACATGCACTAGATAGGGATCTTCATGATGACTCTCATTCAgcttagaaaaatcttgaatctgATTGTGCAAGGTAGTATAATTCGACCCtagttgttgctgatttggcaCTACTTGCCATCTGGAGATAGAACAATGAAGCCATTCATGTTGCGCTTCCGTGGAAGGATGAACCAGTGCAGGTAAAAACAACATTCGGGTCTTGATTGACACACTTGTCtgcatcacccaacataagtggcagcaatgaagtgaaGGTCACACTCCAGACGAGTCACTTGAATTTGCGCAGTTTGAGTTGATAAAAATGATCTCATGGTGACCAGCTTTTGGATGTAGAATATGCATGGAAAGATTACAAGCAGCTGGCAAAGCATGAAACCAGGTTGCAACTCTTTAATCAAGCTGGAAATTTCGAGCAGCTTAACAACCTAACAAACACAAAAATGATCTCAGCTTGTTTTGAACGCAAGAATTGGATACATACAGCAATGGAACGtcattaattaagtggtaagaaggtgtagaataAGAGTTAAATGCAAAAACTCCCGTGACACGTGATTCTTCCATCAATCGAATTCAACTTGAGACTGCATTGATGGCTCTTatcatttttccttcaaaatcttgcATAGGAATACATGTGTGAGGATGGAAATAATGCCTCAAAAAAgaggtaaagatgatgaatgaaccatgGTAACACAAGGAATAGAAATATGGAGTTCGAATTAATTCTCCATTGGTAGCGACAGTTCGGGTTGTTCCATGAAGTGATACCAAATAGATCTatctcctagaagacaaactccatggaagctAGTGAATTGTAACAAGCAACTTGGAATGGAACATTGCATGACTAACTTTCACTCGACTGTTTTATTAAtcaggaaaaattaatcaaccAAAGCTTATCTAAAATACCTTAGTGAGGCAACCACATGAATCAAGCATGTCAGTTTTCAAAGGGTATTCAACTACCTACAAAAGAATAAGCATTTTGTTagatattaatcaatcaaaccaCTGAGGGACAAAACTTACTTTTTATATGCAATTAACTTACAATAAATGTGTCCTCTCCAATTACGGATGAACTTGAAATTTGGTTCATCAATACCCCATAATCTACTGCCATATATGGGGGTGTAACACTTACATAATCAAATGGCGCACGTTTACCtgggaaaaaaaatctaatcgTAAAGTTCCAGAAGGTAATAATAATCTTCTCATGTAAAGAAAAACAGGAAAAATGAGGTTTGATGAAGCTGACCGTAATTGAGAGACTCAAAGCTCCTGACTACATATACAAACATGTCTTTTAGGTGTACATCAAACGAACCTTCATTGCTACGGCTTCTAATATATGCGCATATACAAGATAAAGATCTTATTTAAAGGAGTCCAAAAGCATGAACTCTATTCTATACGATATGCAGAAGGccaaattaataatttaaaaaggATAAGATCTGGAAGGTAGTATAGAGAAAAAAGTTCAATCAGCATGACAACTAGATTTTCAATTCTGTGAATCCAGAAAACAGCATACCAGCAAATTGTTCTGCCCTTTCCAAGAAATCCTCCACACGGACAGGATGTATGGTTGATACATCAAGGAAACCAGTCCACTGTAAATTTGGTCGTAGAACATCTGAGACAACCCAAGGATCCATCTCAACAAAATGGGCCTGGGATTTGCAAATTAAGAAAAGAGAATAAAGGGAAGAGTGAAGAGGACAGGAAATAGCAATAGGTTGCGGAACACACTGTAAAACAATCTAACTGAAAGATGGTATATGAAGTTAAAATCTAACTGCTTAAAGTACCAGCATAATGCTGCATCTTCATGCAGATGTTAATTACCAgttaaaagagaagaaaataatgTAATGCTATAGAGTTAATTGTCAGCTTtcatattaataattaaattaAGTGTTACTGGCTCTAATGATAACCTCTGAGCATCCTCTACTGATAGCTTCAATGCCAACAGATCCTGTACCACTGTATAAATCTAACCAACGACCAGGCCGTAGAGATGCAGGGCTACCACCAGCCgcctgaagaagaagaaagaacaaTTTGTTTACAACATTATTCTGTTAACAACAGTAGCATTCACAGATTTGAAAGACTACAAGGATTCCAAAATTTGAACAGAATCCATGATAATGAAACAAGCACCTGTAAAATGGCAAATGCAGCAGCCTTCACCACTTCCATCATTGGGCGTACATCCATGCCTTTCGGTGAAAGTAATTTTTTCCTTCGAGCTTTTCCTGCAAGCACCTAGTAACCAATGAAGTTTGTATAAGATTTCAAATACGGATGACTATGCCTAAGCACCTAATTTCAAGAACATGATTTGTAAATTGAACCATACTTCTTCTAAGGGTGGAGAAGGGCATAACATGCcaaagaaatagaaaataataacaataataataaaaagaagcACTTGTATTTAAATCTCAAACATTTCAGTAGTTTCTCAAACAAGTGTCAATTGACAACCTTTTTGCAGGGTCCAAAAGATTGAAGCTAGACATTATTGTCTATCATGCAGCATAACATATATAAGCATCATATTTGTTAACCTTTTCCAGGAAATAATTCATTTTCCCATTTACAAATTACTTGACAGAAAAGAATAATAGGAGCAAAGAATTTAGTGCATTTTGGTAAGGAGTTAATTGTTAGAAAATGAACTTCATAGCATCTAACACTTAATCTGCGTATCGCATATGTTCAGGAGACAGAAACAAAAAGCCGCAATAAAAGTTAGAATTGTGAACTTTATGAGTAGACGAATATCATCAACCAGGAACTGGTTCTGGTCTTTTGTTAAGATATCGAAGCAATGCAATTACCTGATATTCAATAGTGCAACTTTGCACATCCATATCTGCTCAAGCCATACTTGCTACAAATTAAGTACTTCGGCGtacaaataaaaaattgtaAATACCTGAAGCAATTTATGGGTTTCCCTTGGATGCTTGGGTTCCTCTGTGATTTCCTGCCTTCCGTTTTCTCCCGTCTTTGCCTGCCCTTTTCTCCTCTTCCTCTATGAAACCAGGAAACCACACGTCAGAACCTAGAAACTTTAACAGGGCTGTTATGAAGGTTATGAGACAAAACTTATGGGGACAAGtacaaaactttttttttgggggggtggGGGtggaattaaaagaaaaaagggaccTGTGGAGATGAATGGGGTAAAAACTCGTCAGGATtgagaccatattgttcaagaaACTCTCTTTCCTTCTCAATTTGGAGTCGACTTTTAGATTCTAACAACACCAGAAAAGCAAAGGTTCAATAGTACTTATTAGCTTTCAATACataattgtcaaaaaaaaaagccagCAATAATTAGgtaaaaatggaagaaacaGATGGATCAAGTGCGGAAAACGAAGGAAGGCAGCTACTGTTGGAGTAAGAGAGGGTGACAAGGCATGAGTTGCGGCGTATGCTGGCTGTGAACGGGAAATGACTGCAACCAAGATGGAAGCACGGTGTATTGATGTTGAGGCGGAGAGGAGAGAGGAATGGAGGTGTTGCTGTTGCCAGGTGACCAAAACTTAAGGCCGCCATCTCTCAAGACCACCACCACCGCTGCTACATCTGCGACTACCGCTGTCAGCTGTACTAAAACCCGCAGGATTTTGGCGCTGGCCGGAATGGATTACTCGCTACTCACTAGTCACTTGTCAGTcactcctatttttttttttttatcctatCCTTTTCTTATTTAGTTTTTCGTTTTACCCAGAAATTTTGGTGCCTCTTAATCTTATCATTTGGGCGCCCCCACGAACGATAATGGGCCTGGGCCCTGGGTACCGCCTATTCTCAACCGTCGTTGAAGGCGTAGGAGTCGTTGAACAACTAATAACGCCTTTAATcaattactactactactactaatcTTTAACAATAGTGACCCCTGCTGATTAATCTCTGTGATTAAATAATAAGGACAGTCCATTTTCACATTTGGTGGTGTGGCCGCGCAGGATTTATTTATTTGTCAACTGTAAGAATTATTAAAAGCTTGAACCTGGCTGGCAAGCTGTTGTGCCCGCAAAATTGCAACCAAATACTCCAATTTTATCCACGCCTCCAAATTTTACTGCTCAAAGCGTTAGAATTGACAGGACGCAATGAACCACGCCTCCAAAACCACCACAAAACAACATGATGGTCTTGAGACAAACCACTCTAACGGCTATGCCGACAAACCAAccctctttttattttatttttttaatatcttttgCATTATTATTAGATGAAAAAGTGGCAATTATCAATATTGATCTCTGATTGACACAACAATGAAAGTTTTGGAGGTCACAAAATGAATCAATTAGCATTCCAATTTCGCtttatcaagttttttttttctttgtgtgTCATAATAATATTAAATTGTTTTTGAGATAGAGGATAAATCTAATAATTAGACTGAATTATAtatttagaaagaaaaaaaaaaggccaagTTTTTCATAGTTCATCATACACACAAGCAAAATCCTAGCCCCTACTTCCACTAAAGTagttcagtgataagtgaactCTTAACACACTCATTTGATCCTGAATTTGAATCTTACCCTGAATTTAAACCCTCATGACTCATTTGGGATGCGTCGCGGGAGGTTGTGGCGTATTCCAGCTACTCAAATTGAAACATGTTACGAGTTACCAAAAAAAGAATCCTAACCCATTCAAGCCTTCGTATCCTAATCCTAAAGGGAAGGACGGACCACAACAACGCAAAACACTCGTGGAAAGTGAAAACAACTCAATCCGTCAATCGACGCGTCACGCAGTTCCTGTTCCCACTATACTCTCTTCTCTTTTCCTCACCTCACGCTCTCCACCAGTATGAGGACACCTTTACGCGCATTGGGCGGCTGCCGTGTCCAGGGCGAATATCCGTAAATCCATCTGCGCGTGATCTTTACATCTTAACCAATGTGTAGTGCAGTGTGTGGTGTGTACCATATTCCGTTTTCAACTGCATCCACGTGGCAATGGCAGTGACAAAAAATGGGAGCCGAAGCCTACTCCGCCTGAAAATGTCAGAAAATGTCAGAAAAAAGGGCGAAAATGTCAGGAAAAAAGCCTACTCCGCCAGCCTGGAAGAAGCTGCGTACGCTTATTGCCATGCTAACTACCCAAGTCATCCATGTCCTTCGAATTCGTTGACCAATCAAAACCAAAAATCTGGCTTAATCAATAATTAGGCCCTACTGGTACAAGTGTATTTGTATCAGACAACTATGGGACTATGATGATCATTATAAAGTTGTCGGCTTGTCCCCAAAATTAACGAGTTGTTGTTTAACTTTACCCTTCagttccttcaaaaaaaaaaaaaaaaaacataaccCTTCAGTGTTTGGTACAGGAATTGAGAAAATCCGGAACTAGTAGTAAGTATCTAGCACGTATATAGTCAGAGATAATTTCTACTTAATAGATAGTGGGGTGGGAAGTGGGAAGGGTATTGTCCTGGTTTCCATTTTTTGTTGATCGGTTGTCTCTCCGGACAGATTACAGAATGGGAGCTTGCGGATCCAAACCCTGCAAGTGTTTAGTGGGTGGATTGAATCTTAGAAGAAAGGGTCGTCGGATTGGGAGGCCAAGGAGAAGAACCAAGACTCAATCTCTTTCAAACAAGCTCAGCAAGGTTGAACCTTCTCATTCTACGGATCTTCCTCACCGCAATCCCACATACCAAGGTACCAAATctatttcccctttttcttttcttttttttccttcacaTTGTGTGAAGTCAGAATCATGGTCGGTAGTAGCTGCgtgtctttttctttctttgaattGGAGCTGGGGCTGGTGAAAGACAAGATTATCGACATTAATCTGCCTTGCTTCTATGCATTGGGCTACTTTAACTAATCTTGTCCTGGATTGACGAGGAACTGGATATTGAAAGCATAGCGTTCTGCTGAGCAACTATTTAATATATCTTCACATAGCATtatctcccccccccccccccctttttggACTTTTAGGTTATCTTTAGTTCTCCTGATCATTATTCGGGTATAATGGTCTTCTACATTGTAAAAAGGACTTGCTGATATGCAGTCGCTTTTCGCTGTTTATTGTCTGTTAACTGACCTTCTCTATGTCCCTTCTCAAGTTCTGAGTGTTGTACTTTGCATGTGCTTATTTTGGTCCTTCTGCGCTTGGCAGGAAAATCTGAGGCTTGGTTTGAACCAGACACAGTGATTGATTCTGATGGTGATGATGATTTTTATAGTGTTCAAGATGGTAATTTCCTTGAACGTTTTTGGAAATGAGTATCAATTTGACGGTGTGATTTCTAGTTTTCCAGCAATCAACCTGTTGGATTTCTAATTTCTGTTATGTATGACTTCCCTGAGCTGCAGATATGTCTCAAATTGAAAGTGGATCCTTGTCAGACGTTGTTACTCCAAGATATTCTGACAACAGGCATTTTAACGTGGCTTATCCCTCTGACCCTGAAGTGAAGCCAAGTGGGACATCATCCAGCAACTTGGAAGCTAATACGGCTAAAGAAGATTCTGCTCGAGAAGGGAATATGAACAATGCTCAGCTGCAAGCTGATGATCATCAGGAGCAGGCAAAGGATCAAGCTCATTTTGATATAGTCTCTTCTCATTCCGTGGATAGAAGTGCTGTAAAAAGTGAAACGGCAAAGTTGCACAATTGTGGACCTCAAGCTCATAACTGTCTGCCTTGCCTTGTTTGTTCTACCTCCCGAGAAGAGAAGACGGCAAAGTCATTAGCCCCTCATTCaacaaatttcaagaaaagatCATCTTTTAAGCTTTCATTTAAACGCCGAGAAGGACAAGCTAGTTCTGCTTTATGTAAGTATTATTGTCAACACTTTCTCATCCTTAGTCAGGAGTTAGCACTGTCACTGTCTATTTCCCTACAGGAAAAAATTTACTAAGAATCCTCGTAGGTTGTAAAATGATGAGCAAATCTTGTAGTTTCCTATGGCCAATCCAGTGTTTAAGTATTTACAAGCACCTTGATGACTTCTGCCCTGATATCCACCTCTCCCAACACGGCTCCTGTATGCTTTGTTGCTTTGTAAGTGGTCTTGTTTGACTTAGTAAGCCTAATTTCCACTTTATTATTTCAGTGTCGCCAAGGGCTACTGTTCAAAGACCTTTAGCTGGTTCTCAGGTTCCGCATTGCACAGCTGAGAAAAGAATTTCCGAATGCTGGTCAGAGGTTGCTCCCAATACTTTTAGAGTTCGTGGACAGAATTTTATGAGGTAAGAGCACTTGATTTTCAGACTCAACAATTTAACATTCCAGATAACTGAACTTGCACAAGTATGGTAACTTTCATTGCAAGGTCTAACAAACTTTGGATTTCTTAACCGATTTCGGCTCCTTTATTCTGGTATATCTATTATGGTTAGTTGATGTGTCTGCCTGACCTAATTCTTTCACAGggataaaaagaaagaatacGCTGCAAACTATGCAGCATTTCATCCTTTTGGTGTCGATGTATTTTTGTCTCCACGGAAAATTGATCATATTGCACGTTTTGTGGAACTTCCTTCAATTGATTCAGTTGGGGAAGTTCCTCCAATTCTTGTTGTAAATCTTCAGGTATGTATTTCCTTTGTACTTGTGGTTGTTGAAGTAGTTCTCTGCAAATTGGAATATTGAAGTAAATGTTGGCTGCTCGGAATTTACATACGCATTCTTATTCTGTATAACTGTGGTTTTACTTTTCCTATTTGTGTGGAAGAAAGTGTTTTGAGTTGGCATGGAATATTATCTCAATCTGACATTTCTCTGCCTTTTTAATTTGAACTTTCGCAGATACCACTGTACCCTGCAACTATTTTTCCAAGTGAATGTGATGGAGAAGGCATGAATTTGGTTTTCTACTTCAAGATTTCTGAGAATTACTCGAATGAACTTCCAGTTCAATTCCAAGAAAATATCAGGGTAAGTTGGATGAACTTAGCTTCGTGCAGCTGGTTTTTGCCATTTATTTCTTTGAGTATGGCAACAATTTGGCAGTTCTAATGATTCCTTTTGTCTAGAAATTGATTGTTTTTGCTGCATCATTCCATTTGTTATACCAAAAATAAAGAACCTGATCTTCTTGTTAATTGGTCTTTTGTGGTATAGAGGATAATTGATGGTGAAGTTGAGAAAATCAAAAGCTTTCCTCTGGACACAAATGCGCCATTTAGGGAAAGATTGAAGATTTTGGGCCGACTGGTGAACATGGAAGATCTTAACTTGGGTGTGGCTGAAAAGAAGCTCATGATCACCTACAATGAAAAGCCTGTTCTTTCACGTCCTCAACATGAATTCTACTTGGTAAGGATTATCTTAAAAAGCTCTATGACACTTGATACAGTCATCTTGTTGTTCTGCTTCCTAGACAATGCAATTCATATTCTGGTCCTAGAAGTGAAAATTTGGATCTGCTGTACTGTTCCATTTAGCATGTCTTTACAGATTTAACGTAGATTATCCTAATGGTCTCCTTTTTAGGTGTTAAACAgtgatttattttataaaatttcaatttgtgATCCTCTtgctgtaaaaaaaaaaaatgctgttGACTCTTTTGCTCCGTCTTGATGCTTTCGCTCATACTAAATAAAAACATTTTAGGCGCAGAGCAGCTACTAAGGAAAGTACAATGCAAGTCATCCATGTATTCTAACTGAAATAATTGGCTTTGCAAATTGTTTCAGGGAGAAAACTACTTTGAGATTGATTTGGACATACACAGGTTTAGCTACATTGCAAGAAAGGGTTTTGAAGCATTTCATGACAGACTGAAGCAGTGTGTTTTTGATTTTGGTCTAACAATTCAGGTAGCCTCTACAATCCTTTGCAAGCCAGAATGTGCTCTTTGGGTCCATAGCTGACATTCTTAAAATTGTGAAAACTTGATGCAGGGTAACAAGGCTGATGATTTACCTGAGCGTATACTATGTTGTGTGCGGTTAGATAAAATCTGTTATAGTAATTACAACCAACTGAGCGTCTGACTTAACAGAGCCAACCAAAGCTGCAATTTAGTGAGGGGAAGAACCATACCCTGAGCCAGCTTTACAGCCCTCAAGGCTATCATTTGAACAGGTTACTGATTTGAGTGTACAGATAAAGCATAAATTCGAATGCAGTGAATAAGAAAAGAATTCATCAAATTTTGGTTAACGCAAAAGCTGTTGTCGATTCATGATTGGTACTGTTATCCAGAATATTCCAAATTGCTTCAAAGGCTATCATTTACTGGTTATGTGCTATGTAGCCAAGACGAAATGAATTTTTGGCGCCCTGTCTTGAATAAAGCTTTAGGGATCATCAAATGGTGGAGAAAAATTTGATGGTTTAGCTAATTACAGGGCAAGCATAACTTGTTGCAGAACCGGAAAATAATTGGTGGCTTCTTGGTTTCAATGGCGATGACCTAATGCGGGTGAATCGGAGAAAAGATTAGAAGAAAATTCAGGCAGAAGAAGAATCTGATCTCCGGCTATGCGCTATATTGTTGTTTATGACATAATAATGCTTCTTATCGACTAAATTGCTCTTGAATGAACGGAAAACATGACAGTAAACCCC
The nucleotide sequence above comes from Coffea eugenioides isolate CCC68of unplaced genomic scaffold, Ceug_1.0 ScVebR1_1441;HRSCAF=2288, whole genome shotgun sequence. Encoded proteins:
- the LOC113755360 gene encoding uncharacterized protein LOC113755360, producing MAALSFGHLATATPPFLSPLRLNINTPCFHLGCSHFPFTASIRRNSCLVTLSYSNKSKSRLQIEKEREFLEQYGLNPDEFLPHSSPQRKRRKGQAKTGENGRQEITEEPKHPRETHKLLQVLAGKARRKKLLSPKGMDVRPMMEVVKAAAFAILQAAGGSPASLRPGRWLDLYSGTGSVGIEAISRGCSEAHFVEMDPWVVSDVLRPNLQWTGFLDVSTIHPVRVEDFLERAEQFAVRSFESLNYGKRAPFDYVSVTPPYMAVDYGVLMNQISSSSVIGEDTFIVVEYPLKTDMLDSCGCLTKVVKLLEISSLIKELQPGFMLCQLLVIFPCIFYIQKLVTMRSFLSTQTAQIQVTRLECDLHFIAATYVG
- the LOC113755357 gene encoding uncharacterized protein LOC113755357, yielding MGACGSKPCKCLVGGLNLRRKGRRIGRPRRRTKTQSLSNKLSKVEPSHSTDLPHRNPTYQGKSEAWFEPDTVIDSDGDDDFYSVQDDMSQIESGSLSDVVTPRYSDNRHFNVAYPSDPEVKPSGTSSSNLEANTAKEDSAREGNMNNAQLQADDHQEQAKDQAHFDIVSSHSVDRSAVKSETAKLHNCGPQAHNCLPCLVCSTSREEKTAKSLAPHSTNFKKRSSFKLSFKRREGQASSALLSPRATVQRPLAGSQVPHCTAEKRISECWSEVAPNTFRVRGQNFMRDKKKEYAANYAAFHPFGVDVFLSPRKIDHIARFVELPSIDSVGEVPPILVVNLQIPLYPATIFPSECDGEGMNLVFYFKISENYSNELPVQFQENIRRIIDGEVEKIKSFPLDTNAPFRERLKILGRLVNMEDLNLGVAEKKLMITYNEKPVLSRPQHEFYLGENYFEIDLDIHRFSYIARKGFEAFHDRLKQCVFDFGLTIQGNKADDLPERILCCVRLDKICYSNYNQLSV